The window CGAGGGCGACGGCCAGTTCGCGGGCCTTGAACACCTTGTCGACGAGTCGCCGTGAGGCGACGGACTGGGGTGCGGGTTCGTGCCGCACCGGCTCTGCAGCCATGGTCATGCCGCGTTCCTTCCTCGGGCGGCACGGCCGGTCGCCGCCGCCATCACGGTCTCCTCGGTCGCCTCGGACCGGGGGATCTCGGCGGTCAGCCGTCCTTCGTGCATCACCAGCACGCGGTCGGCCATGCCGAGGATCTCCGGGAGGTCGGAGGAGATCATCAGCACCGCGACGCCCTCGGCCGCCAGGGAGGAGAGCAGCCGGTGCACCTCGGCCTTGGTGCCGACGTCGATGCCGCGGGTGGGTTCGTCCACGATGAGCACCTGCGGGCGGGTCGCCAGCCATTTGGCGAGGACGACCTTCTGCTGGTTGCCGCCGGAGAGGGTTCCGACGACGTCGGCGAGGCGGGCGTACTTGACCTGGAGCCTGACGGCCCAGTCGACCGCGCGGTCGCGCTCGGCGCCGCGGTCCATCAGTCCGGCGCGGGTGGTCTCGGCGAAGCCGGTGAGGCCGATGTTGCGTTCGATGGACATGTCCATCACCAGGCCCTGGGCCCGGCGGTCCTCGGGTACGAGGGCGAGTCCGGCGGCCATCGCGACACTCGGGGCCCCGGAGGCCAGCTTCTTGCCGAGGACCTGGACCTCGCCGCCGTCGAACCGGTCGACGCCGAACACGGCGCGGGCCACTTCGCTGCGGCCCGCGCCGACCAGTCCCGCGAGGCCGACGATCTCGCCGCGGCGTACGTCGAAGGAAACGTCGGTGAAGACGCCCTCGCGGGTCAGCCGTCGCACACTGAGGGCGACTTCGCCGATCTCGGTGACCTGCTTGGGGTACAGCTCTTCCAGGTCGCGGCCGACCATGCGGCGCACCAGGTCGTCCTCGCCCAGACCGTCGAGCGGTTCGCTGGAGATCCAGGCGCCGTCGCGAAGGGTCGTGACGCGCTGGCAGAGCGCGAAGATCTCCTCCAGGCGGTGCGAGATGAACAGCACCGCCGCTCCCTCGGCGCGGAGCGCCCTGACGACGCCGAACAGTCGGGCGACCTCACTTCCGGTGAGCGCGGCGGTGGGTTCGTCCATGATCAGGACGCGGGCATCGAAGGACAACGCCTTCGCGATCTCTACCAGTTGCTGATCGGCGATGGAGAGGCCGCGGGCGGGCTGGTCGGGGTCGAGGTCGACGCCGAGGCGTTCGAACAGCTCGGCGGCGGCCCGCTTGACCGCACGGTGGTCCACCCGGCCGAGGGAGCGGCGGGGCTGACGGCCCACGAAGATGTTCTCCGCGACGGACAGGTCCGGGAAGAGAGTCGGCTCCTGGTAGATCACCGCGACTCCCGCGTCGCGTGCGTCGGCCGGACCGTGGAACTCGACGGGCTCGCCGTCCAGCAGGACGGTGCCCGTGTCGGGGCGGTGCACGCCGGCGAGTGCCTTGATCAGGGTCGACTTCCCGGCGCCGTTCTCGCCGGCGAGGGCGTGCGCTTCTCCGGCGTACAGCCGCAGCGACACGCCACGCAGGGCCCGGACGGCACCGAAGGACTTGCTCACCCCCTCCAGTGCGAGCACCGGAGTCGTCTCCGGTTCGGGGTGCGTCATGGATTTCTCCCGTGCTTGTGTCGGACGGAAGGCCCGACATGAAATGTTTCAGTGGAGTTGCCGGGAAGCTAGCCCCGCCCCGTCGAACACGTCAAGGGGTGTTCCGCACCGAACGCGCCGAAACATCCGGCACACCCGTCGGGTCCAGCACCCATCGGGCCTGAACTGCGCACGCGGGAAGAGCGAGGCTGTTGTGGCCGGAGCGAAAACACGATCCGGTAACACGCCCGCCACCTCGCCGGAACCCTTGACGGCTTCCTCGCGGGGCACTAACTTCTCCCACGCAATGAATCGATTCATTGAATTCTTCCCGGCGGCTGCTGCTCGGGCCGCCCGCACATCCCGAGGTGGACATGCCTG of the Streptomyces sp. NBC_00102 genome contains:
- a CDS encoding sugar ABC transporter ATP-binding protein; translated protein: MTHPEPETTPVLALEGVSKSFGAVRALRGVSLRLYAGEAHALAGENGAGKSTLIKALAGVHRPDTGTVLLDGEPVEFHGPADARDAGVAVIYQEPTLFPDLSVAENIFVGRQPRRSLGRVDHRAVKRAAAELFERLGVDLDPDQPARGLSIADQQLVEIAKALSFDARVLIMDEPTAALTGSEVARLFGVVRALRAEGAAVLFISHRLEEIFALCQRVTTLRDGAWISSEPLDGLGEDDLVRRMVGRDLEELYPKQVTEIGEVALSVRRLTREGVFTDVSFDVRRGEIVGLAGLVGAGRSEVARAVFGVDRFDGGEVQVLGKKLASGAPSVAMAAGLALVPEDRRAQGLVMDMSIERNIGLTGFAETTRAGLMDRGAERDRAVDWAVRLQVKYARLADVVGTLSGGNQQKVVLAKWLATRPQVLIVDEPTRGIDVGTKAEVHRLLSSLAAEGVAVLMISSDLPEILGMADRVLVMHEGRLTAEIPRSEATEETVMAAATGRAARGRNAA